The genomic interval GCGACGTTCCCAGCGCCAGTCTGGCAGGGAAATCACGGAAATACCGGACTTGGCGTATGGATTTTCCAGCACTTTCTTGGTCTGTGTGAACATGGAGAAGGTCGGCTTCATTTCTTTGGGATAAACGAAGTCCCGATCATCGACGCCACGAGAAATCTGCAGATAGATCATGCCTTCTTCGACATTGTTTCGCGCCACGATTTCGCGATGTACAGCGAGCAGTTCGTCTTCATCAAGCGGGCAAACCATGCCCAGCTCGCCAAGAGAGCGCTGCATGCGCGCCGAATGGCCGGGATAGTCGATGAGCTTACCGCCCACGATTGCGGTTACTTCATAAATGGCATCGGCAAAGGTGTAGCCACGATCAAAAATGGAAATTTTGGCATCGGCTTCATCGAGCCATTCGCCATTGAGATAAACAGTGCGAGACACGGGTCTCTCCTTTGGATTGCTGGATTTATTATACTTGCGGGGTTTTAAAGGGAGCGAAGGAAATGCCTTCTTGCGCCAGCGCATCACGCAAGGCACGTGCTACGGCTACCGCTCCCGGGGTATCGCCATGAATGCAGACCGTTGCCGCCTCCACAGGCAGCTTTTTGCCGCCAACTGTGGGGATGAAGCCCTCCTTGACCATGCTGAGAACCTGATCGGTGCTCTGTTTGAGGTCATGAATGACCGAGCCTTCCTTCTGGCGCGAGGTCAGCATGCCATTGTCATCATAGCTTCTGTCGGCAAACACTTCGCAGGCCACATCAAGGCCCGCTGCTTCGGCGGCCTTCATGGTCTCCGAGTAGGGCAGGGTGACAAAGGTGAGATGCGGGTCTACGGCCTTGATGGCAGAAGCGCAGATGGCGGCAAGTTCTGGGTCTTCAGCGGCGATGTTGCCCAGAGAGCCGTGGGTTTTGACATGGGTAATCGGCCAGCCCAGTGCTTCGGACATGCCCTTGACGGCAGCAATCTGATAGATCAGCTGCGCTTCCAGATCCTTGGGTTTTTCACCATAGATCCGGCGGCGACCAAAACCATACAGATCCATGAAGGAGGGATGGGCTCCAATCGCCACGCCCTTCGCCTTGGCAGCCAGAATGGTATCGCGAATGACAACCGGATCTCCCGCATGAAATCCACATGCGATATTTGCGGTATTGATCAGCTCGAACATGGCCGCATCATCGCCTATTGTGTAGGCGCCGAAGCTTTCTCCCATGTCGCAATTGAGATCGATCGTTGTCATGTCACTGTCCTTTCACCAACTGGCACCATCTGGAAAATTCAGACTGTTGGGCGAAGGGCAAAGCGCATAAACTCCGATCCAAAGGGCAGCGAGTCCCCCTCAGAAACCGCATGCTCGGGCGAGCATAATCAACACGCAGACACTTCATTCCCGGAGGTCTGTTTTTTATCATTTACTCCTGACATACAATTGGTATACTGAAATGGCAAGAACATAATGACGCGGAAAATGAAATTGAAACTGTTTGATAAATTGCGCAAAGGCTCCGCTGCTTCGGGGCAGCGCGGGCAACTCTCAGCGCGATTCCTTCCATGTGGAGACAGCGCCATCGCCGTTGAACTCGCCAGCGAGATCGATGAAAAGGCCAATCAGCAGGTGATCGTTCTGGCCGAGGATCTTTCCAAGCGCCCCATCGAGGGGATCGAGGAAGTGATCCCGACCTATCGCTCGCTGTTGGTGCTTTATGATACGGCTGTTATTCGCGGACAGAAGCTTATCGAGGCCCTGCAGGGGCGGCTCGACAAGCTCGTCGTGTCCGATGCCCAGACGCGCCATTTTTCCATTCCCGTGCTCTATGGCCATGAGGCCGGGCTCGATCTGGAAGCCATGGCCGAGATGAAAGGGGTAACGCCTGAAGAAATCATCTCGCTGCATTCCAGCGCTGAATATCGGGTTTACATGATCGGCTTTGCTCCGGGCTTTGCCTATCTGGGTGGTGTACCGGAAATCCTTCATACGCCACGCCTTAAAGAGCCACGCCAGCATATTCAGGCAGGCTCCGTCGGCATCGGGGGCAAGCAGGGCAACATCAACTCTGTTGCATGCCCAAGCGGCTGGCGCTTTCTGGGCCGCACACCGCTGAAATTGTTCGATCCGACGCGTGAAGAGCCCTTCCTGCTTCAGGCTGGGGATACGGTGACTTTCCGTCCCATCGAGCGCGAAGAGGCTCTGGAGCTGGATGCCGCCGTTGCGCGTGGCGAAACCGGAGTGGAGGCCAGCGTAAAATGAACGTCATTCAGATCAAGAATTCCGGCCCCATGATGACCGTGCAGGATCTCGGACGTCCGGGCATGCTGCATGCAGGTGTCTCTCGCTGCGGCCCGATGGACACACCGTCTTTCCGTCTGGCCAACGCGCTGGTGGGCAACGCAGAAGAGTGCAGCGCCATTGAATTTGCCATGTTCGGCGGCACCTTTGTGGCGTCCGTTCCGGTCCGGATTGCCGTGACCGGTGGCATGGTGGATGTGAAAATAGATGGCGTGACTGTTTCTCCATGGGAAAGCCACTGGCTGCAGCCGCAATCGCAGTTGACAATCGGCGCCATGAAGGGGGCTGTCTGGGGCTATCTCGCCATTTCCGGCGGATTGAATGTGCCAGAAACCCTGGGGTCGCGCTCGACACATATTCGCACCGGCCTTGGCGGGCTGGATGGCCGCTGCCTGCAGAAAGATGATATCATCGAGCTTGGCCAAGCGTCTTCCGCTCCCTTGATGGTGCAAAGCCATCCGCGCATTTTCAATGGCGATGTTATTCGCGTCGTGCCCGGCCCGCAGGCCGACTATTTCGATGATGAAGCCTGGCAGATCTTTCTCGGCCAGCCCTTCACGATCTCAGCCAAGCGCGACCGCATGGCGCAGTCA from uncultured Cohaesibacter sp. carries:
- a CDS encoding D-amino-acid transaminase — protein: MSRTVYLNGEWLDEADAKISIFDRGYTFADAIYEVTAIVGGKLIDYPGHSARMQRSLGELGMVCPLDEDELLAVHREIVARNNVEEGMIYLQISRGVDDRDFVYPKEMKPTFSMFTQTKKVLENPYAKSGISVISLPDWRWERRDIKTVQLLYPTMAKTQASRQGADDAWLLEDGFVTEASSATAHIVKKDGTLVTRDLSHVILPGITRASTLDLAREAGIKVEERPFTLEEAKEAAEAFNTSATNFVLPVVSIDGQKIGDGTPGPITKKLRDIYVESRLATAI
- a CDS encoding 5-oxoprolinase subunit PxpA; this encodes MTTIDLNCDMGESFGAYTIGDDAAMFELINTANIACGFHAGDPVVIRDTILAAKAKGVAIGAHPSFMDLYGFGRRRIYGEKPKDLEAQLIYQIAAVKGMSEALGWPITHVKTHGSLGNIAAEDPELAAICASAIKAVDPHLTFVTLPYSETMKAAEAAGLDVACEVFADRSYDDNGMLTSRQKEGSVIHDLKQSTDQVLSMVKEGFIPTVGGKKLPVEAATVCIHGDTPGAVAVARALRDALAQEGISFAPFKTPQV
- the pxpB gene encoding 5-oxoprolinase subunit PxpB; translated protein: MKLKLFDKLRKGSAASGQRGQLSARFLPCGDSAIAVELASEIDEKANQQVIVLAEDLSKRPIEGIEEVIPTYRSLLVLYDTAVIRGQKLIEALQGRLDKLVVSDAQTRHFSIPVLYGHEAGLDLEAMAEMKGVTPEEIISLHSSAEYRVYMIGFAPGFAYLGGVPEILHTPRLKEPRQHIQAGSVGIGGKQGNINSVACPSGWRFLGRTPLKLFDPTREEPFLLQAGDTVTFRPIEREEALELDAAVARGETGVEASVK
- a CDS encoding biotin-dependent carboxyltransferase family protein: MNVIQIKNSGPMMTVQDLGRPGMLHAGVSRCGPMDTPSFRLANALVGNAEECSAIEFAMFGGTFVASVPVRIAVTGGMVDVKIDGVTVSPWESHWLQPQSQLTIGAMKGAVWGYLAISGGLNVPETLGSRSTHIRTGLGGLDGRCLQKDDIIELGQASSAPLMVQSHPRIFNGDVIRVVPGPQADYFDDEAWQIFLGQPFTISAKRDRMAQSLEGPQLKAARGHDIVSDGTVFGSMQVPGSGQPLVLMAERQTTGGYPKIATVATVDLPKFAQTPTGASVRFVSISAEEAEDLLIADRQAIKASLAALVKKPDPAG